In a genomic window of Chrysemys picta bellii isolate R12L10 chromosome 23, ASM1138683v2, whole genome shotgun sequence:
- the LOC101952482 gene encoding zinc finger protein ZFP2-like isoform X1 → MTPDRSRSSHFPRGWGREMAVVDPTQMPVSFEEVAVYFTAGQGALLDPAQRALYRDVMQENYETVTSLGLPIPKPALIAWLEAGEEPWVPDLQDSEERKIPRGTRRAGDETMNENEEGNPQQEGPDQVELQGRFLRRAQGNFSQYWEQRKAWNHRHRSERKLENRQRKKVNEVIECGGGGKDPQETTDQQTNPKEKKPYKCLECGKSFSRRSDLIKHGRIHSGERPYKCLDCGKSFNQSSNLTTHRRVHIGERPYKCFECGKSFSVLSTLIIHQRTHTGEKPYECLDCGKSFYRSSNLTAHQRVHTGEGPHKCLECGKSFSAPSVLLIHQRTHTGEKPYKCLECGKSFSQSSGLISHERIHTGERPYKCLDCGKSFSRRSDLSNHGRIHTGERPYKCLVCGKSFSQSSGLINHSRIHMGERPYTCLDCGKCFYGSSNLTAHQRVHIGEGPYKCLECGKSFSAPSVLLIHQRTHTGEKPYKCLECGKSFSQSSGLISHERIHTGERPYKCLDCGKSFSHRSGLSNHGRIHTGERPYKCLDCGKSFSRRSDLSNHGRIHTGEKPYKCLICGKSFNRSSNLHTHWRVHTGESGKSFSESSKHQESNHSQGSGLPHPPSQPRLTHFRCLTPSLPYPLLLLPVFV, encoded by the exons ATGACCCCAGATCGCTCCAGATCGTCCCATTTTcctaggggctggggcagggaaatggctgtggtggatccaactcag ATGCCAGTGagcttcgaggaggtggctgtgtatttcaccgcggggcagggggctctgctggaccccgctcagagagccctctacagggacgtcatgcaggagaactatgagactgtgacctcgctgg GACTCCCCATTCCCAAACCTGCCCTGATCGCCTGGCTGGAAgcaggggaagagccgtgggtcccggatctccaggACTCCGAGGAAAGGAAGATCCCAAGAGGCACCCGCAGAG cagGTGATGAGACAATGAATGAGAACGAGGAGGGGAATCCACAGCAGGAAGGTCCTGACCAAGTGGAACTGCAGGGGAGGTTTTTGAGAAGAGCTcaagggaatttttcccagtaCTGGGAACAGAGAAAAGCCTGGAATCATCGGCACAGGTCGGAGAGAAAGTTGGAAAACCGCCAAAGGAAGAAAGTGAATGAAGTAATTgaatgtgggggaggaggcaaggATCCCCAGGAAACCACAGACCAGCAGACAAATCCCAAGGAAAAGAAACCATATAAATGCTTGgagtgtgggaagagcttcagtCGGCGCTCAGATCTTATTAAACATGGTAGAATCCATTccggagagagaccctataaatgcttggactgtgggaaaagcttcaatcagagtTCAAATCTTACTACCCATCGGAGAGTGCACataggagagagaccctataaatgtttcgagtgtgggaaaagtttcagtgtACTATCAACCCTTATTATACATCAGAGaactcacacaggagagaaaccttatgaatgtttggactgtgggaaaagcttctaTCGGAGCTCAAATCTTACTGCCCATCAGAGAGTGCATACAGGAGAGGGACCACATAAATgtcttgagtgtgggaaaagcttcagtgcaCCATCAGTCCTCCTTATACACCAGAgaacccacacgggagagaaaccttATAAATGCttggagtgtgggaaaagcttcagtcagagctcagGCCTTATTAGCCATGAGAGAATCCATACAGGGGAGAGACCatataaatgcttggactgtgggaaaagcttcagtcgccGCTCAGACCTTAGTAACcatgggagaatccacacaggagagagaccataTAAATGCTTggtctgtgggaaaagcttcagtcagagctcagGCCTTATTAACCATAGCAGAATCCAcatgggagagagaccctatacatgcttggactgtgggaaatgcTTTTATGGGAGCTCAAATCTTACTGCCCATCAGAGAGTGCACATAGGAGAGGGACCATATAAATgtcttgagtgtgggaaaagcttcagtgcaCCATCAGTCCTCCTTATACACCAGAgaacccacacgggagagaaaccttATAAATGCttggagtgtgggaaaagcttcagtcagagctcagGCCTTATTAGCCATGAAAGAATCCATACAGGGGAGAGACCgtataaatgcttggactgtgggaaaagcttcagtcaccGCTCAGGCCTTAGTAACcatgggagaatccacacaggagagagaccatataaatgcttggactgtgggaaaagcttcagtcgccGCTCAGACCTTAGTAACcatgggagaatccacacaggagagaaaccctataaatgtttgatctgtgggaaaagcttcaatcggagCTCAAATCTTCATACCCATTGGAGAGTGCACACAGGAGAgagtgggaaaagtttcagtgaGAGCTCAAAGCATCAGGAGAGCAATCAT
- the LOC101952482 gene encoding zinc finger protein ZFP2-like isoform X2: MTPDRSRSSHFPRGWGREMAVVDPTQMPVSFEEVAVYFTAGQGALLDPAQRALYRDVMQENYETVTSLGLPIPKPALIAWLEAGEEPWVPDLQDSEERKIPRGTRRGDETMNENEEGNPQQEGPDQVELQGRFLRRAQGNFSQYWEQRKAWNHRHRSERKLENRQRKKVNEVIECGGGGKDPQETTDQQTNPKEKKPYKCLECGKSFSRRSDLIKHGRIHSGERPYKCLDCGKSFNQSSNLTTHRRVHIGERPYKCFECGKSFSVLSTLIIHQRTHTGEKPYECLDCGKSFYRSSNLTAHQRVHTGEGPHKCLECGKSFSAPSVLLIHQRTHTGEKPYKCLECGKSFSQSSGLISHERIHTGERPYKCLDCGKSFSRRSDLSNHGRIHTGERPYKCLVCGKSFSQSSGLINHSRIHMGERPYTCLDCGKCFYGSSNLTAHQRVHIGEGPYKCLECGKSFSAPSVLLIHQRTHTGEKPYKCLECGKSFSQSSGLISHERIHTGERPYKCLDCGKSFSHRSGLSNHGRIHTGERPYKCLDCGKSFSRRSDLSNHGRIHTGEKPYKCLICGKSFNRSSNLHTHWRVHTGESGKSFSESSKHQESNHSQGSGLPHPPSQPRLTHFRCLTPSLPYPLLLLPVFV, encoded by the exons ATGACCCCAGATCGCTCCAGATCGTCCCATTTTcctaggggctggggcagggaaatggctgtggtggatccaactcag ATGCCAGTGagcttcgaggaggtggctgtgtatttcaccgcggggcagggggctctgctggaccccgctcagagagccctctacagggacgtcatgcaggagaactatgagactgtgacctcgctgg GACTCCCCATTCCCAAACCTGCCCTGATCGCCTGGCTGGAAgcaggggaagagccgtgggtcccggatctccaggACTCCGAGGAAAGGAAGATCCCAAGAGGCACCCGCAGAG GTGATGAGACAATGAATGAGAACGAGGAGGGGAATCCACAGCAGGAAGGTCCTGACCAAGTGGAACTGCAGGGGAGGTTTTTGAGAAGAGCTcaagggaatttttcccagtaCTGGGAACAGAGAAAAGCCTGGAATCATCGGCACAGGTCGGAGAGAAAGTTGGAAAACCGCCAAAGGAAGAAAGTGAATGAAGTAATTgaatgtgggggaggaggcaaggATCCCCAGGAAACCACAGACCAGCAGACAAATCCCAAGGAAAAGAAACCATATAAATGCTTGgagtgtgggaagagcttcagtCGGCGCTCAGATCTTATTAAACATGGTAGAATCCATTccggagagagaccctataaatgcttggactgtgggaaaagcttcaatcagagtTCAAATCTTACTACCCATCGGAGAGTGCACataggagagagaccctataaatgtttcgagtgtgggaaaagtttcagtgtACTATCAACCCTTATTATACATCAGAGaactcacacaggagagaaaccttatgaatgtttggactgtgggaaaagcttctaTCGGAGCTCAAATCTTACTGCCCATCAGAGAGTGCATACAGGAGAGGGACCACATAAATgtcttgagtgtgggaaaagcttcagtgcaCCATCAGTCCTCCTTATACACCAGAgaacccacacgggagagaaaccttATAAATGCttggagtgtgggaaaagcttcagtcagagctcagGCCTTATTAGCCATGAGAGAATCCATACAGGGGAGAGACCatataaatgcttggactgtgggaaaagcttcagtcgccGCTCAGACCTTAGTAACcatgggagaatccacacaggagagagaccataTAAATGCTTggtctgtgggaaaagcttcagtcagagctcagGCCTTATTAACCATAGCAGAATCCAcatgggagagagaccctatacatgcttggactgtgggaaatgcTTTTATGGGAGCTCAAATCTTACTGCCCATCAGAGAGTGCACATAGGAGAGGGACCATATAAATgtcttgagtgtgggaaaagcttcagtgcaCCATCAGTCCTCCTTATACACCAGAgaacccacacgggagagaaaccttATAAATGCttggagtgtgggaaaagcttcagtcagagctcagGCCTTATTAGCCATGAAAGAATCCATACAGGGGAGAGACCgtataaatgcttggactgtgggaaaagcttcagtcaccGCTCAGGCCTTAGTAACcatgggagaatccacacaggagagagaccatataaatgcttggactgtgggaaaagcttcagtcgccGCTCAGACCTTAGTAACcatgggagaatccacacaggagagaaaccctataaatgtttgatctgtgggaaaagcttcaatcggagCTCAAATCTTCATACCCATTGGAGAGTGCACACAGGAGAgagtgggaaaagtttcagtgaGAGCTCAAAGCATCAGGAGAGCAATCAT
- the LOC101952482 gene encoding zinc finger protein ZFP2-like isoform X4 gives MTPDRSRSSHFPRGWGREMAVVDPTQMPVSFEEVAVYFTAGQGALLDPAQRALYRDVMQENYETVTSLGLPIPKPALIAWLEAGEEPWVPDLQDSEERKIPRGTRRAGDETMNENEEGNPQQEGPDQVELQGRFLRRAQGNFSQYWEQRKAWNHRHRSERKLENRQRKKVNEVIECGGGGKDPQETTDQQTNPKEKKPYKCLECGKSFSRRSDLIKHGRIHSGERPYKCLDCGKSFNQSSNLTTHRRVHIGERPYKCFECGKSFSVLSTLIIHQRTHTGEKPYECLDCGKSFYRSSNLTAHQRVHTGEGPHKCLECGKSFSAPSVLLIHQRTHTGEKPYKCLECGKSFSQSSGLISHERIHTGERPYKCLDCGKSFSRRSDLSNHGRIHTGERPYKCLVCGKSFSQSSGLINHSRIHMGERPYTCLDCGKCFYGSSNLTAHQRVHIGEGPYKCLECGKSFSAPSVLLIHQRTHTGEKPYKCLECGKSFSQSSGLISHERIHTGERPYKCLDCGKSFSHRSGLSNHGRIHTGERPYKCLDCGKSFSRRSDLSNHGRIHTGEKPYKCLICGKSFNRSSNLHTHWRVHTGESGKSFSESSKHQESNHSQGSGLPHPPSQPRLTHFR, from the exons ATGACCCCAGATCGCTCCAGATCGTCCCATTTTcctaggggctggggcagggaaatggctgtggtggatccaactcag ATGCCAGTGagcttcgaggaggtggctgtgtatttcaccgcggggcagggggctctgctggaccccgctcagagagccctctacagggacgtcatgcaggagaactatgagactgtgacctcgctgg GACTCCCCATTCCCAAACCTGCCCTGATCGCCTGGCTGGAAgcaggggaagagccgtgggtcccggatctccaggACTCCGAGGAAAGGAAGATCCCAAGAGGCACCCGCAGAG cagGTGATGAGACAATGAATGAGAACGAGGAGGGGAATCCACAGCAGGAAGGTCCTGACCAAGTGGAACTGCAGGGGAGGTTTTTGAGAAGAGCTcaagggaatttttcccagtaCTGGGAACAGAGAAAAGCCTGGAATCATCGGCACAGGTCGGAGAGAAAGTTGGAAAACCGCCAAAGGAAGAAAGTGAATGAAGTAATTgaatgtgggggaggaggcaaggATCCCCAGGAAACCACAGACCAGCAGACAAATCCCAAGGAAAAGAAACCATATAAATGCTTGgagtgtgggaagagcttcagtCGGCGCTCAGATCTTATTAAACATGGTAGAATCCATTccggagagagaccctataaatgcttggactgtgggaaaagcttcaatcagagtTCAAATCTTACTACCCATCGGAGAGTGCACataggagagagaccctataaatgtttcgagtgtgggaaaagtttcagtgtACTATCAACCCTTATTATACATCAGAGaactcacacaggagagaaaccttatgaatgtttggactgtgggaaaagcttctaTCGGAGCTCAAATCTTACTGCCCATCAGAGAGTGCATACAGGAGAGGGACCACATAAATgtcttgagtgtgggaaaagcttcagtgcaCCATCAGTCCTCCTTATACACCAGAgaacccacacgggagagaaaccttATAAATGCttggagtgtgggaaaagcttcagtcagagctcagGCCTTATTAGCCATGAGAGAATCCATACAGGGGAGAGACCatataaatgcttggactgtgggaaaagcttcagtcgccGCTCAGACCTTAGTAACcatgggagaatccacacaggagagagaccataTAAATGCTTggtctgtgggaaaagcttcagtcagagctcagGCCTTATTAACCATAGCAGAATCCAcatgggagagagaccctatacatgcttggactgtgggaaatgcTTTTATGGGAGCTCAAATCTTACTGCCCATCAGAGAGTGCACATAGGAGAGGGACCATATAAATgtcttgagtgtgggaaaagcttcagtgcaCCATCAGTCCTCCTTATACACCAGAgaacccacacgggagagaaaccttATAAATGCttggagtgtgggaaaagcttcagtcagagctcagGCCTTATTAGCCATGAAAGAATCCATACAGGGGAGAGACCgtataaatgcttggactgtgggaaaagcttcagtcaccGCTCAGGCCTTAGTAACcatgggagaatccacacaggagagagaccatataaatgcttggactgtgggaaaagcttcagtcgccGCTCAGACCTTAGTAACcatgggagaatccacacaggagagaaaccctataaatgtttgatctgtgggaaaagcttcaatcggagCTCAAATCTTCATACCCATTGGAGAGTGCACACAGGAGAgagtgggaaaagtttcagtgaGAGCTCAAAGCATCAGGAGAGCAATCAT
- the LOC101952482 gene encoding zinc finger protein ZFP2-like isoform X3, which yields MTPDRSRSSHFPRGWGREMAVVDPTQMPVSFEEVAVYFTAGQGALLDPAQRALYRDVMQENYETVTSLGLPIPKPALIAWLEAGEEPWVPDLQDSEERKIPRGTRRAGDETMNENEEGNPQQEGPDQVELQGRFLRRAQGNFSQYWEQRKAWNHRHRSERKLENRQRKKVNEVIECGGGGKDPQETTDQQTNPKEKKPYKCLECGKSFSRRSDLIKHGRIHSGERPYKCLDCGKSFNQSSNLTTHRRVHIGERPYKCFECGKSFSVLSTLIIHQRTHTGEKPYECLDCGKSFYRSSNLTAHQRVHTGEGPHKCLECGKSFSAPSVLLIHQRTHTGEKPYKCLECGKSFSQSSGLISHERIHTGERPYKCLDCGKSFSRRSDLSNHGRIHTGERPYKCLVCGKSFSQSSGLINHSRIHMGERPYTCLDCGKCFYGSSNLTAHQRVHIGEGPYKCLECGKSFSAPSVLLIHQRTHTGEKPYKCLECGKSFSQSSGLISHERIHTGERPYKCLDCGKSFSHRSGLSNHGRIHTGERPYKCLDCGKSFSRRSDLSNHGRIHTGEKPYKCLICGKSFNRSSNLHTHWRVHTGESGKSFSESSKHQESNHVSASAVGARALAFPTLQASRD from the exons ATGACCCCAGATCGCTCCAGATCGTCCCATTTTcctaggggctggggcagggaaatggctgtggtggatccaactcag ATGCCAGTGagcttcgaggaggtggctgtgtatttcaccgcggggcagggggctctgctggaccccgctcagagagccctctacagggacgtcatgcaggagaactatgagactgtgacctcgctgg GACTCCCCATTCCCAAACCTGCCCTGATCGCCTGGCTGGAAgcaggggaagagccgtgggtcccggatctccaggACTCCGAGGAAAGGAAGATCCCAAGAGGCACCCGCAGAG cagGTGATGAGACAATGAATGAGAACGAGGAGGGGAATCCACAGCAGGAAGGTCCTGACCAAGTGGAACTGCAGGGGAGGTTTTTGAGAAGAGCTcaagggaatttttcccagtaCTGGGAACAGAGAAAAGCCTGGAATCATCGGCACAGGTCGGAGAGAAAGTTGGAAAACCGCCAAAGGAAGAAAGTGAATGAAGTAATTgaatgtgggggaggaggcaaggATCCCCAGGAAACCACAGACCAGCAGACAAATCCCAAGGAAAAGAAACCATATAAATGCTTGgagtgtgggaagagcttcagtCGGCGCTCAGATCTTATTAAACATGGTAGAATCCATTccggagagagaccctataaatgcttggactgtgggaaaagcttcaatcagagtTCAAATCTTACTACCCATCGGAGAGTGCACataggagagagaccctataaatgtttcgagtgtgggaaaagtttcagtgtACTATCAACCCTTATTATACATCAGAGaactcacacaggagagaaaccttatgaatgtttggactgtgggaaaagcttctaTCGGAGCTCAAATCTTACTGCCCATCAGAGAGTGCATACAGGAGAGGGACCACATAAATgtcttgagtgtgggaaaagcttcagtgcaCCATCAGTCCTCCTTATACACCAGAgaacccacacgggagagaaaccttATAAATGCttggagtgtgggaaaagcttcagtcagagctcagGCCTTATTAGCCATGAGAGAATCCATACAGGGGAGAGACCatataaatgcttggactgtgggaaaagcttcagtcgccGCTCAGACCTTAGTAACcatgggagaatccacacaggagagagaccataTAAATGCTTggtctgtgggaaaagcttcagtcagagctcagGCCTTATTAACCATAGCAGAATCCAcatgggagagagaccctatacatgcttggactgtgggaaatgcTTTTATGGGAGCTCAAATCTTACTGCCCATCAGAGAGTGCACATAGGAGAGGGACCATATAAATgtcttgagtgtgggaaaagcttcagtgcaCCATCAGTCCTCCTTATACACCAGAgaacccacacgggagagaaaccttATAAATGCttggagtgtgggaaaagcttcagtcagagctcagGCCTTATTAGCCATGAAAGAATCCATACAGGGGAGAGACCgtataaatgcttggactgtgggaaaagcttcagtcaccGCTCAGGCCTTAGTAACcatgggagaatccacacaggagagagaccatataaatgcttggactgtgggaaaagcttcagtcgccGCTCAGACCTTAGTAACcatgggagaatccacacaggagagaaaccctataaatgtttgatctgtgggaaaagcttcaatcggagCTCAAATCTTCATACCCATTGGAGAGTGCACACAGGAGAgagtgggaaaagtttcagtgaGAGCTCAAAGCATCAGGAGAGCAATCATGTAAGTGCCTCAGCTGTGGG
- the LOC101952482 gene encoding zinc finger protein 501-like isoform X5, whose protein sequence is MNENEEGNPQQEGPDQVELQGRFLRRAQGNFSQYWEQRKAWNHRHRSERKLENRQRKKVNEVIECGGGGKDPQETTDQQTNPKEKKPYKCLECGKSFSRRSDLIKHGRIHSGERPYKCLDCGKSFNQSSNLTTHRRVHIGERPYKCFECGKSFSVLSTLIIHQRTHTGEKPYECLDCGKSFYRSSNLTAHQRVHTGEGPHKCLECGKSFSAPSVLLIHQRTHTGEKPYKCLECGKSFSQSSGLISHERIHTGERPYKCLDCGKSFSRRSDLSNHGRIHTGERPYKCLVCGKSFSQSSGLINHSRIHMGERPYTCLDCGKCFYGSSNLTAHQRVHIGEGPYKCLECGKSFSAPSVLLIHQRTHTGEKPYKCLECGKSFSQSSGLISHERIHTGERPYKCLDCGKSFSHRSGLSNHGRIHTGERPYKCLDCGKSFSRRSDLSNHGRIHTGEKPYKCLICGKSFNRSSNLHTHWRVHTGESGKSFSESSKHQESNHSQGSGLPHPPSQPRLTHFRCLTPSLPYPLLLLPVFV, encoded by the coding sequence ATGAATGAGAACGAGGAGGGGAATCCACAGCAGGAAGGTCCTGACCAAGTGGAACTGCAGGGGAGGTTTTTGAGAAGAGCTcaagggaatttttcccagtaCTGGGAACAGAGAAAAGCCTGGAATCATCGGCACAGGTCGGAGAGAAAGTTGGAAAACCGCCAAAGGAAGAAAGTGAATGAAGTAATTgaatgtgggggaggaggcaaggATCCCCAGGAAACCACAGACCAGCAGACAAATCCCAAGGAAAAGAAACCATATAAATGCTTGgagtgtgggaagagcttcagtCGGCGCTCAGATCTTATTAAACATGGTAGAATCCATTccggagagagaccctataaatgcttggactgtgggaaaagcttcaatcagagtTCAAATCTTACTACCCATCGGAGAGTGCACataggagagagaccctataaatgtttcgagtgtgggaaaagtttcagtgtACTATCAACCCTTATTATACATCAGAGaactcacacaggagagaaaccttatgaatgtttggactgtgggaaaagcttctaTCGGAGCTCAAATCTTACTGCCCATCAGAGAGTGCATACAGGAGAGGGACCACATAAATgtcttgagtgtgggaaaagcttcagtgcaCCATCAGTCCTCCTTATACACCAGAgaacccacacgggagagaaaccttATAAATGCttggagtgtgggaaaagcttcagtcagagctcagGCCTTATTAGCCATGAGAGAATCCATACAGGGGAGAGACCatataaatgcttggactgtgggaaaagcttcagtcgccGCTCAGACCTTAGTAACcatgggagaatccacacaggagagagaccataTAAATGCTTggtctgtgggaaaagcttcagtcagagctcagGCCTTATTAACCATAGCAGAATCCAcatgggagagagaccctatacatgcttggactgtgggaaatgcTTTTATGGGAGCTCAAATCTTACTGCCCATCAGAGAGTGCACATAGGAGAGGGACCATATAAATgtcttgagtgtgggaaaagcttcagtgcaCCATCAGTCCTCCTTATACACCAGAgaacccacacgggagagaaaccttATAAATGCttggagtgtgggaaaagcttcagtcagagctcagGCCTTATTAGCCATGAAAGAATCCATACAGGGGAGAGACCgtataaatgcttggactgtgggaaaagcttcagtcaccGCTCAGGCCTTAGTAACcatgggagaatccacacaggagagagaccatataaatgcttggactgtgggaaaagcttcagtcgccGCTCAGACCTTAGTAACcatgggagaatccacacaggagagaaaccctataaatgtttgatctgtgggaaaagcttcaatcggagCTCAAATCTTCATACCCATTGGAGAGTGCACACAGGAGAgagtgggaaaagtttcagtgaGAGCTCAAAGCATCAGGAGAGCAATCAT